The following proteins come from a genomic window of Candidatus Bipolaricaulis sibiricus:
- a CDS encoding Formamidopyrimidine-DNA glycosylase, protein MPELPEVETMVRGLRPRVEGKTLQAVEVDDPKLSHLRGAILLPTRVDRLSRRGKYVLFNLGDRALVLHLRMSGRLLWARRRPTGRVRLSLRFPDGAVHFVDPRRLGTAEVVGEFKEALGPEPLGDLAWLSSALNGSRMPIKLWLMDQRKIAGIGNIYASEILFRAGIAPERPANALSRAEVRRLRKAIPAVLEEAIACCGTTLADGQYRGPSGEVGAFACELAVYGRADEPCRRCGSPIRRTVLGGRGTYACPHCQR, encoded by the coding sequence ATGCCCGAGCTCCCCGAGGTGGAGACGATGGTCCGTGGGCTCCGGCCCCGGGTGGAGGGGAAGACCCTTCAGGCTGTCGAGGTCGACGATCCCAAGCTGAGCCATCTCCGCGGGGCGATTCTCCTTCCGACCCGGGTAGACAGGCTCTCCCGACGGGGAAAGTACGTCCTGTTCAACCTCGGGGACCGGGCGCTCGTCCTCCACCTCCGGATGAGCGGCCGCCTCCTCTGGGCACGGCGCAGGCCGACGGGGCGCGTGCGGCTCTCCCTTCGGTTCCCTGACGGGGCGGTGCACTTCGTGGACCCGCGCCGGCTGGGGACGGCCGAGGTCGTGGGGGAGTTCAAGGAGGCCCTCGGCCCGGAGCCCCTGGGCGACCTCGCCTGGCTCTCCTCCGCCCTGAACGGGAGCCGGATGCCGATCAAGCTGTGGCTCATGGACCAAAGGAAGATTGCCGGGATCGGGAACATCTACGCTTCAGAGATCCTGTTCCGGGCTGGAATCGCCCCCGAGCGGCCGGCGAACGCCCTCTCCCGGGCGGAGGTCCGTCGGCTCAGGAAGGCGATCCCCGCGGTGCTGGAGGAGGCGATCGCCTGCTGCGGGACCACCCTCGCCGACGGCCAGTACCGCGGCCCGTCGGGCGAGGTCGGCGCGTTCGCCTGCGAACTCGCCGTCTACGGACGGGCGGACGAGCCGTGCCGGAGGTGCGGGTCCCCGATTCGGCGGACCGTCCTCGGCGGCCGGGGCACCTACGCCTGCCCCCACTGCCAACGCTAA
- a CDS encoding PhoP/Q-regulated protein PqaA produces the protein MRRPILLVTLIVATTMGLAQVPSELFEYLAAAAGTAVWEVVGTQPVGAGRITEIRLRSQVWRGIPWDHVLFVCDPGSALVQDVMVVYITGGQGRADALLGLTMASLAGLRVAVLGGVPNQPLFGLREDALIAHTFERYLDEGDPDWPLLLPMTRSAHAAMEALEALAPELWGAELRGFVVTGASKRGWTAYLAAATAPERVLGLIPIVFDFLNMPGQLVQQEEFLGGPSPMLRDYTSRGLTGEFTAAPEGARLAWIVDPYSYRHAYTMPKLVVVGSNDPYWTVGATGLYWPGLPEPKLLLVVPNAGHGVLDLGRVMGSLALFARLVARGDDLPSVDTTVRLTSDGAWLTVRADWSPAEARLWVAQSPTPDFHQARWAERELSAVGEAWGAQVVAIGAGYTAFFAELVFELDGLKLHVSSPARVLGP, from the coding sequence GTGAGACGACCGATCCTTCTGGTCACGCTGATCGTGGCAACGACGATGGGCTTGGCTCAGGTACCGAGCGAGCTGTTCGAATACCTCGCCGCGGCAGCGGGAACAGCGGTCTGGGAGGTGGTGGGGACACAGCCGGTCGGGGCGGGCCGGATCACGGAGATCCGGCTCCGGTCCCAGGTCTGGCGCGGGATTCCCTGGGACCACGTGCTGTTCGTGTGCGATCCGGGGAGCGCGCTTGTCCAGGACGTGATGGTGGTGTACATCACGGGAGGGCAAGGCCGGGCCGACGCGCTTCTCGGGCTGACGATGGCGTCGCTGGCGGGCCTGCGGGTGGCGGTCTTGGGCGGAGTCCCCAACCAGCCCCTGTTCGGGCTGCGCGAGGACGCGCTCATCGCCCACACGTTCGAGCGCTACCTAGACGAGGGGGATCCGGACTGGCCGCTCCTCCTCCCCATGACGCGGAGCGCCCATGCCGCGATGGAAGCCCTGGAGGCGCTTGCCCCCGAGCTGTGGGGGGCGGAGCTGCGGGGGTTCGTGGTCACGGGGGCGTCGAAGCGGGGCTGGACGGCGTACCTCGCCGCGGCCACCGCGCCGGAGCGGGTGCTCGGGCTGATCCCAATCGTGTTCGACTTCCTGAACATGCCCGGCCAGCTCGTCCAGCAGGAGGAGTTCCTCGGCGGGCCGTCGCCGATGCTCAGGGACTACACGTCGCGCGGGCTCACGGGGGAGTTCACCGCGGCCCCTGAGGGGGCGCGGCTGGCGTGGATCGTGGACCCGTACTCGTACCGTCACGCCTACACCATGCCCAAGCTCGTGGTCGTGGGATCGAACGACCCGTACTGGACCGTGGGGGCGACGGGGCTCTACTGGCCGGGCCTGCCGGAGCCGAAGCTCCTCCTCGTGGTCCCCAACGCCGGGCACGGGGTGCTTGACCTGGGGCGGGTGATGGGATCGCTCGCCCTGTTCGCCCGTCTGGTGGCGAGGGGAGATGACCTGCCGAGTGTGGACACCACGGTGCGCCTCACCTCGGACGGTGCCTGGCTCACGGTCCGTGCGGACTGGAGCCCAGCCGAGGCGCGGCTGTGGGTGGCCCAGAGCCCGACTCCGGACTTCCACCAGGCGCGGTGGGCCGAGCGGGAACTCTCGGCGGTTGGGGAGGCGTGGGGGGCCCAGGTCGTAGCTATCGGAGCGGGCTACACCGCGTTCTTCGCCGAGCTCGTGTTCGAGCTCGACGGGCTCAAGCTCCACGTGTCGTCCCCCGCGAGGGTCCTAGGGCCATAG
- a CDS encoding Efflux ABC transporter, permease protein: MIGALLAVARKDLIMFFRYPINAVFRIVEPIMWLTPAFFLGRGFSVDGTATGFAAYTGSGDFFSFILVGSFLGAYISAVFWGIGYSLKMEMDSGVLESNWMTPVPRLAFLVGRTLTSLIVTTLNCTGVLLASWLLFGFSADGPVGKAMLITLPMLAGLYGFGFAFAGLVLLMRDANTLVDVSSFLLGELSGRGFPVTVLPRGLLVISLALPTTYGFDAVRALLLGTRPLLPPRVAAVVLMGFMVTMLVLGGIAFSAIERVCRARGTLGMH; encoded by the coding sequence ATGATCGGCGCGCTGCTGGCCGTTGCGAGGAAGGACCTGATCATGTTCTTTCGCTACCCGATCAACGCGGTGTTTCGCATCGTGGAGCCGATCATGTGGCTCACGCCAGCGTTCTTCCTCGGCCGGGGGTTCAGTGTCGACGGTACGGCCACGGGGTTCGCTGCCTACACGGGTTCGGGAGACTTCTTCTCGTTCATCCTCGTCGGGAGTTTCCTCGGTGCGTACATCAGCGCCGTGTTTTGGGGGATCGGCTACTCGCTGAAGATGGAAATGGACTCTGGCGTTCTCGAGTCGAACTGGATGACGCCGGTGCCGCGGCTGGCGTTTCTCGTAGGGCGGACGCTGACGAGCCTGATCGTCACCACACTCAACTGCACGGGTGTGCTGCTTGCAAGCTGGCTCCTGTTCGGGTTCAGCGCCGACGGCCCGGTGGGCAAGGCGATGCTGATCACGCTGCCGATGCTCGCGGGGCTCTACGGTTTTGGGTTTGCGTTCGCCGGGTTGGTCCTGCTCATGCGCGACGCGAACACGCTCGTGGATGTATCAAGCTTTCTCCTGGGGGAGCTCTCCGGCCGTGGGTTCCCCGTGACCGTGCTTCCACGTGGCCTCCTCGTGATCTCCCTTGCCTTGCCCACTACCTATGGGTTCGATGCGGTACGGGCGCTGCTCCTTGGGACGAGACCGCTGCTTCCTCCGAGGGTTGCGGCCGTGGTGTTGATGGGGTTCATGGTCACCATGCTTGTCTTGGGAGGGATCGCGTTCAGCGCGATCGAGCGCGTGTGCCGGGCCCGGGGCACGCTTGGGATGCACTGA
- a CDS encoding Efflux ABC transporter, ATP-binding protein yields MNDIQNAVEVEALRKVFERHARRGLLRRARAEVKTLIAVDGIDFRVKRGEIFGLLGPNGAGKTTTIKMLCTLLSPTSGTARVAGHDVVRDAAKVRSSLGTVLTGERSVYWKLTGRENLRYYAALYRIPRRKARERIAELLERLELAGRADELVEKYSSGMKQRLALARALLPSPPILLLDEPTVGLDPQAARNLRQTIVDLRAEGKTVLLTTHYMAEADELCDRIAIIDQGKIIALDSPAALREGLGAKEVIRIEIQGEPNGLGDALRALASVESVAVRPSTNGVGTCELQVITSSSRRSIGPIIEAVRAAGHEVVHLQVVQPTLEDVFISLTGKSLRD; encoded by the coding sequence GTGAACGACATACAGAACGCCGTCGAGGTTGAAGCCCTGCGCAAGGTGTTCGAGCGTCACGCTCGCCGCGGGCTGCTCCGCCGCGCCCGGGCTGAGGTGAAAACGCTGATCGCGGTGGACGGAATCGACTTCCGCGTGAAGCGAGGGGAGATCTTCGGCCTCCTCGGCCCCAACGGCGCGGGGAAGACGACAACGATCAAGATGCTGTGCACTCTGCTCTCCCCGACCTCGGGCACAGCGCGGGTGGCGGGGCACGACGTGGTGCGAGACGCCGCGAAGGTCCGTTCTTCGCTCGGCACGGTGCTCACCGGTGAGCGGAGCGTCTACTGGAAGCTCACTGGACGGGAGAACCTGCGGTACTATGCCGCTCTCTACCGCATCCCGCGCCGGAAGGCACGGGAACGGATAGCGGAACTTCTGGAACGCCTCGAACTCGCGGGGCGCGCCGACGAGCTGGTCGAGAAGTACTCAAGCGGGATGAAACAGCGGTTGGCGCTCGCTCGGGCGCTGCTGCCGTCCCCGCCGATCCTCCTCCTCGACGAGCCGACGGTGGGGCTCGATCCGCAAGCGGCCCGGAACCTTCGCCAGACGATCGTCGATCTGAGGGCGGAAGGGAAGACGGTGCTCCTCACCACCCACTACATGGCCGAGGCCGACGAGCTGTGCGACCGGATCGCGATCATCGATCAGGGGAAGATCATCGCTCTCGACTCGCCGGCCGCCCTCAGAGAGGGATTGGGCGCCAAGGAGGTCATCCGCATCGAGATCCAGGGTGAGCCGAACGGACTTGGAGACGCGCTGCGGGCGCTCGCGTCGGTCGAGTCAGTTGCAGTTCGGCCGAGCACCAATGGTGTCGGAACGTGCGAGCTGCAGGTGATCACCTCGAGCAGCCGGCGGAGCATCGGGCCGATCATCGAGGCGGTGCGCGCCGCAGGGCACGAGGTGGTGCACTTGCAGGTCGTCCAGCCGACGCTGGAGGACGTGTTCATCAGCCTGACAGGCAAATCGCTGCGGGACTGA
- a CDS encoding Manganese ABC transporter, inner membrane permease protein SitD has product MITFLAEPFAFPFMLRALAAAVLTGAVCGLVGVYVVLRGMAFFGDALAHSVLPGVAVGYLVGRGSRTVVFGWALGSAAVAALAMGALARRARLKEDTAIGIVFVSMFALGIALISTARGYAVDLAHFLFGNVLGVSPMQLQMIAVLSGIVVLALLVFRNGFLVTAFDPVLAQTLRLPVRALHNLLLLLLAATVVVCLQSVGIALTLAMLVLPPSTGYLLARRVPGVMVVSVGAGVLAGVCGLYLSYYARIAAGPAVVLVGVGLFLLSLVVSPRRGALFTR; this is encoded by the coding sequence ATGATCACGTTCCTGGCTGAACCGTTCGCGTTCCCGTTCATGCTGCGGGCGCTTGCAGCCGCGGTCCTGACCGGCGCGGTGTGCGGGCTCGTCGGAGTGTACGTGGTCCTGCGCGGGATGGCGTTCTTCGGTGACGCCTTGGCCCACAGCGTGCTCCCCGGCGTGGCGGTGGGGTACCTGGTGGGCCGCGGGTCGCGGACAGTGGTGTTCGGGTGGGCACTCGGCTCGGCGGCGGTGGCTGCGCTGGCGATGGGGGCCCTCGCCCGCCGGGCGCGGCTCAAGGAGGACACGGCGATCGGGATCGTGTTCGTGTCCATGTTCGCCCTCGGGATCGCCCTCATCTCGACCGCGCGCGGGTACGCGGTCGATCTCGCCCACTTCCTGTTCGGGAACGTGTTGGGCGTGTCGCCCATGCAACTGCAGATGATCGCCGTGCTGAGCGGGATCGTGGTCCTGGCCCTGCTCGTGTTCCGCAACGGGTTCCTCGTGACTGCGTTCGACCCCGTGCTCGCCCAGACCCTGCGGCTTCCGGTACGAGCGCTCCACAACCTGCTCCTCCTGCTCCTGGCGGCCACGGTCGTGGTGTGTCTGCAGTCGGTGGGGATCGCCCTCACGCTGGCGATGCTTGTCCTTCCCCCGAGCACGGGCTACCTCCTTGCCCGCCGGGTGCCGGGGGTGATGGTCGTCTCGGTCGGGGCGGGGGTCCTGGCCGGGGTGTGTGGCCTCTACCTCTCCTACTACGCGCGGATCGCCGCCGGCCCGGCGGTGGTGCTCGTAGGCGTGGGGCTCTTCCTCCTCTCGCTGGTGGTCTCCCCCCGCCGAGGGGCGCTGTTCACCCGCTGA
- a CDS encoding Zinc ABC transporter, substrate-binding protein ZnuA, producing the protein MHRRRLHAVQLLGGALAAALGLGVQAVAAPLVVATTGFVGDVVRQIGGDEIRLTVLFPVGADPHGFEPTPADAVLLARAEVVFAVGAGLEEGLAPLLSSTGARVVELATFVPLLSWPGHDEDDIDHEHGEHDPHVWLDPTRVALWTEAIADALAELAPEHTALFVSRAAAYREELAQLDRWIVDQVGTIPEEARLLVSDHRVLGYFAHRYGFRVPGAVLPSLSTLAEPAARELAELVATIRALGVRAVFVATTVNPQLAEQVSRDAGVRVVSLYTHSLSDPTGPAPTYIDMMRYNVRAIVAALGG; encoded by the coding sequence ATGCATAGGAGGAGGCTTCACGCTGTCCAGTTGCTCGGTGGGGCTCTGGCCGCTGCGCTGGGGCTTGGTGTCCAGGCGGTCGCCGCCCCGCTCGTCGTGGCCACCACGGGTTTCGTGGGCGACGTTGTCCGCCAGATAGGGGGGGACGAGATCCGGCTCACTGTATTGTTCCCGGTGGGCGCAGACCCCCACGGGTTCGAGCCCACGCCCGCCGACGCGGTGCTCCTTGCCCGGGCGGAGGTTGTGTTTGCGGTCGGGGCAGGCTTGGAAGAGGGGCTCGCCCCGCTTCTTTCCTCGACGGGGGCGCGGGTGGTCGAACTGGCTACGTTCGTCCCCCTCCTCTCCTGGCCCGGGCACGATGAGGACGACATTGACCACGAACACGGGGAGCACGACCCTCATGTGTGGCTCGACCCCACGCGGGTCGCGCTGTGGACGGAGGCGATTGCGGACGCCCTGGCGGAGCTCGCCCCGGAGCACACGGCCCTGTTCGTGTCCCGCGCTGCGGCGTACCGGGAGGAGCTCGCCCAGCTCGACCGGTGGATCGTGGACCAAGTCGGCACGATTCCCGAGGAGGCCCGGCTCCTCGTTTCGGACCACCGGGTGCTCGGCTACTTCGCCCACCGCTACGGGTTCCGCGTGCCGGGGGCAGTCCTCCCAAGCCTGTCGACCCTCGCCGAGCCGGCAGCGCGGGAGCTCGCCGAGCTCGTGGCCACGATCCGCGCGCTCGGGGTCCGGGCGGTGTTCGTGGCCACAACGGTCAACCCCCAGCTGGCGGAACAGGTCAGCCGCGACGCGGGGGTTCGCGTTGTCTCTCTCTACACGCACTCGCTCAGCGATCCCACCGGACCGGCGCCCACCTACATCGACATGATGCGGTACAACGTGCGGGCGATCGTTGCCGCTCTGGGGGGCTGA
- a CDS encoding HtrA protease/chaperone protein yields the protein MRTLKRCAVVVLLTGFAPMAGAAVDDLQARIITVFEQAAPAVVNITVRGTVEDRFMRPVPVEGSGSGFLFDGLGHIVTNFHVVDGANQITVAFQNVDCCVAEVVGVDPSTDLAVLRVRRTVLPTPLELADSDALKVGQFVVAIGNPFGLSSTMSFGIISALERVIRSPNGRFVGGAIQTDAAINPGNSGGPLLDLDGKVIGVNSQIISPVRASAGVGFAVPANTVRRVVTQLIATGRYAHPYLGFDGFGPTPEVVQFFRLAGLPVPVDRGVLVTSVDPGGPAERAGLRAGTELLRVGSFVVAVGGDVVLGIDGRPVNSLVELMLYLDNAKAVGDTVILDVLRDGVELQLEVEVVERPDDLSLGATLGVRSCSVRLGVRQQPCSRSG from the coding sequence GTGAGGACGCTCAAGCGCTGTGCTGTTGTGGTACTGCTCACTGGATTCGCGCCGATGGCCGGAGCTGCCGTCGACGATCTCCAGGCGCGGATCATCACCGTGTTCGAACAGGCCGCGCCCGCAGTCGTGAACATCACCGTCCGCGGAACGGTCGAGGATAGGTTCATGCGCCCGGTGCCGGTCGAGGGTTCGGGCTCGGGGTTTCTGTTCGACGGCCTAGGCCACATCGTGACCAACTTCCACGTCGTCGATGGGGCTAATCAGATCACGGTCGCCTTCCAGAACGTCGACTGCTGCGTGGCGGAGGTGGTCGGCGTCGACCCGTCGACCGACCTCGCTGTCCTCCGCGTGCGGCGGACAGTCCTCCCCACGCCTCTCGAGCTCGCGGACTCCGACGCGCTCAAGGTGGGGCAGTTCGTGGTGGCGATCGGGAACCCGTTCGGCCTCAGCTCCACGATGTCGTTCGGAATCATCAGCGCCCTGGAGCGCGTGATCCGCAGCCCGAACGGCCGGTTCGTGGGCGGGGCGATCCAGACCGACGCCGCGATCAACCCCGGCAACTCCGGGGGCCCGCTCCTCGATCTCGACGGCAAGGTGATCGGGGTCAACTCGCAGATCATCAGCCCGGTGCGGGCCTCGGCTGGAGTCGGGTTCGCCGTACCGGCCAACACCGTGCGCCGAGTGGTCACCCAGCTTATCGCCACCGGTCGGTACGCCCATCCCTACCTCGGGTTCGACGGGTTCGGCCCGACCCCGGAGGTCGTCCAGTTCTTCCGTCTGGCCGGCCTGCCCGTGCCGGTGGACCGGGGCGTGCTCGTCACGTCGGTGGACCCTGGCGGTCCGGCGGAGCGAGCAGGGCTCCGGGCGGGGACCGAGCTCCTCCGCGTGGGATCGTTCGTGGTGGCCGTGGGCGGGGACGTCGTCCTGGGGATCGACGGACGCCCGGTGAACTCCCTCGTTGAGCTCATGCTCTACCTGGACAACGCCAAGGCCGTCGGCGACACGGTCATCCTCGACGTGCTGCGGGACGGGGTCGAGCTCCAGCTCGAGGTGGAGGTCGTCGAGCGACCCGACGACCTCTCATTGGGGGCCACATTGGGGGTCAGGTCTTGTTCCGTGCGTCTCGGCGTTCGTCAGCAACCCTGTTCGCGATCCGGCTGA
- a CDS encoding Orotate phosphoribosyltransferase has protein sequence MAALTEGEVLEMLKKTGALLDGHFLLSSGLHSARYIQCARLLQYPDQAARVGKALAERARLLGEVDVVVGPALGGIVVAHEVARALGVRAMFTERENTAMTLRRGFELRPGERVLIAEDVITTGRSSLEVAEVVQAQGGQAVGSACLVDRRGQERGLPWPGIALLKLHIENYPPEACPLCRQGAPLVKPGSRAQP, from the coding sequence GTGGCTGCGCTCACCGAAGGTGAAGTTCTGGAGATGCTCAAGAAGACTGGGGCCCTGTTGGACGGCCACTTCCTCCTCTCCTCGGGCTTGCACTCGGCCCGGTACATCCAATGCGCGCGCCTCCTGCAATATCCGGATCAGGCCGCCCGCGTGGGCAAGGCCTTGGCAGAACGAGCGCGCCTGTTGGGGGAGGTGGACGTGGTGGTGGGGCCGGCCCTGGGGGGCATTGTGGTGGCCCACGAAGTGGCGCGGGCCTTGGGCGTGCGGGCCATGTTCACCGAGCGAGAAAACACCGCCATGACCCTCCGCCGAGGCTTCGAGCTCCGGCCCGGGGAACGGGTCCTCATCGCCGAAGACGTGATCACCACGGGCCGATCGTCGTTAGAGGTGGCGGAAGTGGTGCAAGCCCAAGGAGGTCAGGCGGTGGGTTCAGCGTGCCTTGTGGATCGGCGCGGGCAGGAACGCGGTCTCCCTTGGCCTGGGATTGCTCTGTTGAAGCTCCACATCGAGAACTACCCCCCGGAGGCCTGCCCCCTGTGCCGCCAAGGAGCGCCCTTAGTCAAGCCCGGGAGCCGAGCCCAACCCTGA
- a CDS encoding Dihydroorotate dehydrogenase (NAD(+)), catalytic subunit has product MLSLEVQIGSLRLKNPVMAAAGTFGFATEFAEVFDPSILGAICAKTVTLKPRTGNPPPRLWETPCGLLNSIGLENPGIEAVVREELPKMGRVGTVVVASVWGEKPEEYGAMAEALENTEVEAIELNVSCPNVPGKGFVGAQADFTADVVRAARESTTKPLWVKLAPEGEMVAAALAAQRAGAEALCIANTFRAMAIDIPTGKPVFANVVAGLSGPAIKPLVLRWIYELFPKVEIPLVASGGITTWQDAVEFIMAGAHAVQVGTGNFADPFCMPHMIKGLERFMEERDPSGGEVIRGCAHRR; this is encoded by the coding sequence ATGCTCTCCCTTGAGGTGCAGATCGGCTCCCTGCGCTTGAAAAACCCGGTCATGGCCGCGGCGGGCACCTTCGGGTTTGCCACGGAATTTGCCGAAGTCTTCGACCCCTCGATCCTCGGGGCCATCTGCGCCAAAACCGTGACCCTGAAGCCCCGGACCGGCAACCCTCCCCCTAGGTTGTGGGAAACCCCGTGCGGCCTGCTGAACTCCATTGGCCTGGAGAACCCTGGGATTGAGGCGGTTGTGCGGGAAGAGCTTCCCAAGATGGGGAGGGTCGGCACGGTGGTGGTGGCAAGCGTCTGGGGGGAGAAGCCCGAGGAGTATGGGGCCATGGCGGAAGCCCTGGAGAACACCGAGGTAGAGGCCATTGAGCTCAACGTGTCCTGTCCCAACGTGCCGGGCAAGGGATTCGTGGGGGCGCAAGCGGACTTCACAGCCGACGTCGTCCGGGCTGCCCGAGAGAGCACAACGAAGCCCCTGTGGGTGAAATTGGCTCCCGAGGGGGAGATGGTTGCCGCGGCCCTGGCGGCCCAGAGGGCGGGAGCGGAGGCTCTGTGCATCGCCAACACCTTTCGGGCCATGGCCATCGACATCCCCACGGGAAAGCCGGTGTTCGCCAACGTGGTGGCGGGCCTCTCCGGCCCAGCCATCAAGCCCCTCGTCCTTCGTTGGATCTACGAACTTTTCCCCAAGGTAGAGATCCCCCTTGTGGCCAGTGGGGGCATCACCACCTGGCAAGACGCGGTAGAGTTCATCATGGCCGGGGCCCATGCCGTCCAAGTGGGAACAGGTAACTTCGCAGACCCCTTTTGCATGCCCCACATGATCAAGGGCCTGGAGCGATTCATGGAGGAAAGAGACCCTAGCGGTGGGGAGGTCATCCGTGGCTGCGCTCACCGAAGGTGA